One segment of Toxoplasma gondii ME49 chromosome VI, whole genome shotgun sequence DNA contains the following:
- a CDS encoding SCP family extracellular subfamily protein (encoded by transcript TGME49_239890~Signal peptide predicted by SignalP 2.0 HMM (probability 1.000) with cleavage site probability 0.694 at residue 23~Predicted trans-membrane domain (TMHMM2.0):222-245): MANKAVLALALLLCVASSALVQSTTVRHESALRAEAETGLQTFQHERSRDTTQSGATFEDVTDECLTLHNKFRTAGLDVSVPELVANDTARKVVLEIVKKRAEDNCSSQTHSEEARRAGLGENIFFANDASCGVGVQMWYNEVNLLKGKYPGTEWNRRGAIGHFTQMMWDSTTGLGCARTTSCPNWNQLFCVYKPAGNWIGVAPFSEAVWMSIMKRDGLSGAMSIAQVSTGALAIAVSAVFLVLVG, translated from the exons ATGGCGAACAAGGCGGTCCTAGCTCTCGCACTGCTTCTGTGCGTCGCTTCAAGTGCGTTAGTGCAGTCCACAACCGTGCGACATGAGTCTGCTCTACGCGCAGAAGCGGAGACCGGCTTGCAGACCTTTCAACACGAGAGATCCAGAGACACTACACAATCAGGGGCGACGTTCGAGGATGTTACTGACG AATGTCTCACGTTGCACAACAAGTTCAGAACAGCAGGACTTGACGTTTCAGTGCCGGAGCTCGTCGCGAACGACACAGCACGTAAAGTTGTGCTAGAGATTGTGAAGAAGCGAGCTGAAGACAACTGTTCCTCACAAACCCACTCGGAGGAGGCTCGTAGAGCTGGA TTGGGTGAGAACATCTTCTTCGCGAACGACGCATCCTGCGGAGTCGGTGTGCAGATGTGGTACAACGAGGTCAATCTTTTAAAGGGAAA GTACCCCGGAACCGAGTGGAACCGACGGGGAGCCATCGGCCACTTCACCCAGATGATGTGGGACAGCACTACTGGCCTCGGGTGTGCACGGACAACAAGTTGCCCAAACTGGAATCAACTTTTCTGCGTTTACAAACCCGCAGGGAACTGGATCGGAGTAGCGCCATTCTC GGAAGCTGTTTGGATGTCGATCATGAAACGTGACGGTCTGTCGGGCGCCATGTCGATAGCCCAAGTTAGCACAGGAGCTTTGGCGATCGCGGTTAGTGCGGTTTTTCTGGTTCTTGTTGGGTGA